In Sulfuracidifex metallicus DSM 6482 = JCM 9184, a single window of DNA contains:
- a CDS encoding DUF72 domain-containing protein → MEIYVGTSGWSYPWNPKRSMKWYVEQGFNAVELNYSFYRFPSSKQVETWSKYSLRWSVKVNKIITHVKRLTDVEAWRNFRKIMEPLRPDFYLFQMPPSFKASDENVRRVEQFAKEIQDRMVIEFRDPEWFSLDVGVNVVSLDSPIGIFLIRGKIIYLRMHGRGKVWYDYHYGKKEMEEDLEKLIEMKPQVIYVFFNNTNMLQDALTFRELVKEKVGDARK, encoded by the coding sequence ATGGAGATTTACGTAGGAACTTCGGGATGGTCTTATCCCTGGAATCCAAAGAGATCGATGAAATGGTACGTAGAGCAGGGTTTTAATGCTGTGGAGCTAAACTATAGCTTCTATAGATTTCCCTCTTCTAAACAAGTTGAGACGTGGAGTAAGTACTCCCTTAGATGGTCGGTGAAGGTCAACAAGATAATAACTCATGTAAAGAGGTTGACTGATGTAGAGGCTTGGAGGAACTTCAGGAAGATAATGGAGCCATTAAGACCTGATTTTTACCTCTTTCAAATGCCTCCTTCCTTCAAAGCAAGCGACGAGAACGTGAGAAGAGTGGAGCAGTTCGCTAAAGAGATTCAGGACAGAATGGTGATTGAGTTCAGGGATCCGGAGTGGTTCTCTCTGGATGTGGGAGTGAATGTGGTATCCTTGGACTCTCCCATAGGGATTTTCTTAATAAGGGGCAAGATCATTTACCTGAGAATGCACGGAAGGGGAAAGGTATGGTATGATTATCATTACGGAAAGAAGGAGATGGAGGAAGATCTTGAAAAGCTGATAGAGATGAAGCCACAAGTGATTTACGTGTTCTTCAACAACACTAATATGCTTCAAGACGCATTGACGTTCAGGGAATTAGTAAAGGAGAAGGTGGGCGACGCTAGGAAGTGA
- a CDS encoding NAD(P)-binding domain-containing protein, giving the protein MKTIGIVGLGRMGSGMCNNLSRKGYQVLGYDVNPDSYNRCHVIPVEISQMAEQADVIILSLPTGAEVKQALEKLKGFKGTIVDTTTLSVDETLQILDQISFCLDYFTCRLERGPKEANEGTLALYCGGDRQTYEKLSPLLSDLGEHVYLGSHVQATMVKLLGNIIGTVMVVLNGEISSIMRSIGLDPELAARALSMGGANNAQLFRLVWQVRGEHQESFSLDLAQHVVEMAIESSKRYGVKYLPLTELANGLMITAKSLGFGRKDVSEVSKLMDLINSTRKEVEKK; this is encoded by the coding sequence ATGAAAACTATTGGAATAGTTGGCTTAGGAAGGATGGGTTCGGGCATGTGTAACAATCTATCCAGAAAGGGATATCAAGTTCTGGGCTATGATGTTAACCCAGACTCCTACAATAGGTGTCACGTCATTCCAGTAGAAATTTCTCAAATGGCAGAACAAGCCGACGTTATAATCCTGTCTCTTCCCACTGGAGCTGAGGTAAAACAAGCATTAGAGAAGCTTAAGGGGTTTAAGGGCACTATCGTTGATACAACAACCCTTAGCGTTGATGAGACCCTTCAGATACTGGATCAAATAAGCTTCTGTTTAGACTATTTCACTTGTAGACTAGAGAGGGGACCAAAAGAGGCAAATGAGGGAACTCTTGCCCTCTATTGTGGAGGGGATAGGCAAACTTATGAGAAACTTTCTCCTCTCCTGAGTGATCTAGGTGAACATGTATATCTAGGAAGTCATGTGCAGGCTACCATGGTTAAGTTACTGGGAAACATCATAGGTACGGTCATGGTGGTCCTCAACGGGGAGATATCCTCAATAATGAGGAGCATCGGGTTGGATCCAGAGCTCGCTGCAAGGGCTCTCTCAATGGGAGGTGCTAATAACGCCCAACTTTTCAGGCTGGTGTGGCAAGTTCGCGGAGAGCATCAAGAGTCCTTCTCATTGGATCTGGCTCAACATGTGGTGGAGATGGCGATAGAATCCAGCAAGAGGTATGGAGTTAAATATCTTCCCTTAACTGAGCTTGCTAACGGACTCATGATAACGGCCAAATCCTTAGGCTTCGGAAGGAAGGATGTGTCTGAGGTTTCGAAGCTTATGGACTTGATAAATTCTACGAGAAAGGAAGTAGAAAAGAAATGA
- a CDS encoding hydantoinase/oxoprolinase family protein, whose product MIISVDVGGTFTDVVGVESGKLIVYKGPTTPRAPEIGVMEGVKKVGVPQTVVHATTIATNALLGQVNLELPKIALITTKGFRDVIEIGRQNRPELYNPFFQKPTPLVPRNLRYEVSERVGPEGEVIEELKEKEVNEALDRAKTEGVTSIAISFLHSYLNPSNERRAKELAERQFKYVSVSHEVSPAPREYERTSTTVVNAALMPVVKSYLDSLFNALKSQGTSSLFVMSSSGGLIDVEEAGRRPVQIIESGPAAGVVGVSALSRLMGESNAISFDMGGTTAKAGTVVNYQVETTQEYEVGGRTHYGRLVKGSGYPVRFPFVDLAEVSAGGGTIIWVDESGGLRVGPLSAGADPGPMCYDKGGDKPTLTDASLFLGRIGDTLSEGMKLRKDLAERGLRALGDPVEVSSKAIALATLEMARAIRLVTVERGYDPSSFTMFAFGGAGPQFAVELAEEMGVKKVVVTPHPGLFSALGMLMADMKFEASIAYPRDIKAGFLEIEDEMRKAFPNATFQRFADVRYEGQGWELTIPVNDPEKVEEEFKQKHFSTYGFLLDRRIEVVTIRSFAVMQGVSLSLPSPRREGNPSVRWRDVFLDGQWVKTKILRREEIPLGYVVEGPAIVEEYSSTTLIKEGWSAEVHETGSLVIKVN is encoded by the coding sequence ATGATAATCTCCGTTGATGTTGGTGGAACCTTCACTGATGTCGTGGGCGTGGAGTCGGGAAAGTTGATAGTATACAAAGGTCCTACCACACCTAGGGCGCCAGAGATAGGAGTCATGGAGGGAGTCAAGAAGGTGGGAGTACCGCAGACCGTGGTTCACGCTACTACTATTGCAACCAACGCTTTGTTGGGTCAAGTTAACTTGGAGTTGCCAAAGATTGCGTTAATTACAACCAAGGGTTTCAGAGACGTTATAGAGATAGGAAGACAGAACAGACCAGAGCTTTACAATCCTTTCTTCCAAAAGCCAACTCCATTGGTTCCGAGGAATCTGAGGTATGAGGTATCTGAGAGGGTTGGACCAGAAGGTGAGGTGATTGAGGAATTGAAGGAAAAGGAAGTGAACGAGGCTTTGGACCGTGCAAAAACTGAGGGAGTTACATCAATCGCAATCTCGTTCCTTCACTCATATCTTAACCCGTCTAACGAGAGGAGGGCAAAGGAGTTGGCTGAGCGGCAATTTAAGTACGTCTCAGTGTCGCATGAGGTGTCCCCAGCTCCCAGGGAGTATGAGAGGACTTCTACCACGGTTGTGAACGCAGCGTTGATGCCTGTAGTTAAGAGTTACTTGGATTCCCTCTTCAACGCCCTGAAGTCTCAGGGAACCTCCTCCTTGTTCGTCATGTCTAGCTCGGGAGGACTCATTGATGTAGAGGAAGCTGGCAGAAGACCGGTCCAGATCATAGAGTCTGGACCTGCAGCTGGAGTGGTTGGAGTTTCAGCTCTTTCGCGACTCATGGGAGAGTCAAACGCAATAAGCTTCGATATGGGAGGAACTACAGCTAAGGCTGGCACTGTAGTGAATTATCAAGTGGAGACAACTCAGGAGTATGAGGTTGGAGGAAGAACACACTATGGAAGACTCGTTAAGGGATCTGGGTATCCCGTCAGATTTCCCTTTGTGGATCTGGCTGAGGTCTCTGCAGGAGGAGGAACTATAATATGGGTTGATGAATCTGGAGGACTTAGAGTTGGGCCACTTAGCGCGGGAGCTGATCCTGGGCCCATGTGTTACGATAAGGGAGGAGACAAACCCACACTAACGGATGCTAGCCTATTCCTTGGTAGAATAGGGGACACCCTCTCTGAGGGTATGAAGCTGAGGAAGGATTTGGCTGAGAGAGGACTAAGAGCTCTGGGGGATCCTGTGGAGGTTTCCTCCAAGGCAATTGCTCTTGCTACCTTGGAAATGGCTAGAGCAATAAGGTTGGTTACGGTGGAGAGGGGATACGATCCGTCATCCTTCACAATGTTTGCTTTCGGCGGCGCTGGTCCACAGTTCGCGGTGGAACTTGCAGAGGAGATGGGAGTTAAGAAGGTTGTAGTGACCCCGCATCCTGGACTATTTAGTGCGTTGGGAATGCTGATGGCAGACATGAAGTTCGAAGCGTCTATAGCTTACCCAAGGGACATAAAGGCTGGATTCCTGGAGATAGAGGATGAAATGCGTAAGGCATTTCCAAACGCGACGTTTCAACGCTTTGCTGACGTGAGGTATGAGGGTCAAGGCTGGGAGTTGACAATTCCAGTGAACGACCCTGAAAAGGTGGAGGAGGAATTTAAGCAGAAACACTTCTCGACTTACGGCTTCCTTCTGGACAGGAGAATAGAAGTGGTGACAATAAGATCCTTCGCTGTCATGCAAGGAGTGTCATTATCCCTACCTTCGCCTAGGAGGGAAGGAAATCCCTCAGTAAGGTGGAGGGATGTCTTCCTTGACGGTCAGTGGGTTAAGACCAAGATATTAAGAAGGGAGGAAATTCCCTTAGGTTACGTGGTTGAAGGACCTGCCATAGTGGAGGAGTACTCCTCTACTACCTTAATAAAGGAGGGATGGAGCGCAGAGGTTCATGAAACCGGATCCCTTGTAATTAAGGTGAACTAA
- a CDS encoding type II toxin-antitoxin system VapC family toxin: MKDKGFLFDASALYPLLNYVDKIDPSKIHVLSLTFYEVGNAIWKEHYLRKKVKDPIALAMFFHKFLRKFNVIEDPPLEEVMKTAVEGGLTYYDASYLYAATSLGLILVSNDKDLIGKMNTISLEDFIKSI, encoded by the coding sequence ATGAAAGATAAGGGGTTTCTTTTCGATGCCTCAGCTTTGTATCCACTCTTAAACTATGTAGACAAGATAGATCCTAGCAAAATTCACGTGCTTAGCCTGACTTTCTACGAGGTAGGTAATGCAATATGGAAGGAGCATTACCTACGTAAAAAGGTTAAAGACCCTATAGCCCTTGCGATGTTTTTTCATAAATTTTTGAGAAAATTTAATGTAATAGAAGACCCTCCTCTTGAAGAAGTGATGAAAACTGCAGTGGAAGGAGGTTTAACTTATTACGACGCGTCCTACCTTTATGCCGCTACATCTTTAGGACTTATTTTAGTGTCCAACGATAAGGACTTAATAGGAAAGATGAACACTATTTCTTTAGAAGATTTCATAAAATCTATATAG
- a CDS encoding PQQ-binding-like beta-propeller repeat protein, with product MVLLRGPLVISSVGDAGFSASHGIFAVLTGNLANVVRGYSYGAVYAFNGTTGSLIWVHFDRGNVMPTPAVVDGLVVYGDGSGHIVALNLSSGKVVWRTYVGTSAFDSMSSTNYYIFPNGTAIAVMGFTLAKAPFGEMVAVNVNNGHLVWNFSLPSGYTPFNTGMGDVSPAVDQSNGILVQSTIVNFVKENKTIGLGVFALNVTNGHLLWIEQIGRGYVPPAFKGGVPTIVDGVVYVGSPVTNSLFALNESNGKIVWEAQIPNVQGPPQGAGGGRANPVVVNGYVIEPAGSYVNVYNATNGMLIKNYYVGGRFGIVNAVVVGNTVFLDNSYSWAFAIPLSNIL from the coding sequence TTGGTACTTCTAAGGGGGCCACTCGTCATATCCTCGGTTGGAGACGCTGGGTTCTCAGCTTCCCACGGGATTTTCGCAGTTTTAACAGGAAACTTGGCTAATGTAGTTAGGGGATACAGTTACGGTGCAGTTTACGCGTTCAACGGAACCACCGGATCCCTCATTTGGGTACACTTCGACAGAGGCAACGTGATGCCAACTCCAGCAGTGGTGGACGGTCTTGTGGTATATGGCGACGGTTCCGGACATATTGTCGCATTGAATTTAAGTTCTGGAAAGGTAGTTTGGAGAACTTATGTGGGGACATCAGCCTTCGACTCAATGAGTTCCACAAACTATTACATTTTCCCTAACGGAACTGCTATTGCAGTAATGGGATTCACCTTGGCCAAGGCACCGTTCGGAGAGATGGTCGCAGTAAACGTGAACAACGGACACTTAGTATGGAATTTCTCTCTGCCATCTGGATACACTCCATTTAACACGGGAATGGGAGATGTGTCTCCTGCAGTTGATCAAAGCAACGGAATCCTTGTCCAGAGCACTATAGTTAACTTCGTAAAAGAGAACAAGACTATAGGCTTAGGAGTGTTCGCGTTAAACGTGACTAACGGACATCTGCTCTGGATAGAGCAGATAGGAAGAGGATATGTACCTCCTGCGTTCAAAGGTGGTGTTCCAACCATAGTTGACGGAGTTGTTTACGTTGGATCTCCAGTAACAAACTCTCTCTTTGCCCTTAACGAAAGCAATGGAAAGATAGTTTGGGAAGCGCAAATACCTAATGTACAAGGACCACCGCAGGGAGCTGGAGGAGGAAGAGCTAACCCAGTAGTTGTGAACGGATATGTGATAGAACCAGCAGGAAGTTACGTAAATGTGTATAATGCAACTAACGGAATGCTAATCAAGAATTATTACGTTGGAGGAAGGTTCGGAATCGTTAACGCAGTAGTGGTAGGAAACACCGTATTCTTGGATAACAGTTATAGCTGGGCTTTCGCCATACCGCTGTCTAACATACTATGA
- a CDS encoding type II toxin-antitoxin system CcdA family antitoxin — protein sequence MSDVISVRVAKEIKKRAEELGINIRKVVEKALEDAIREKEKEEIKETVMKIKELMSDVSEDDWITDIRESRNER from the coding sequence ATGTCTGACGTAATTAGCGTGAGAGTAGCAAAGGAGATAAAGAAGAGAGCTGAGGAATTAGGAATCAACATTAGAAAAGTAGTGGAAAAGGCTTTGGAGGATGCGATAAGGGAAAAAGAAAAGGAAGAAATTAAAGAGACAGTAATGAAAATTAAAGAATTAATGTCAGACGTAAGTGAAGACGATTGGATAACAGATATTAGGGAGAGTAGAAATGAAAGATAA
- a CDS encoding CorA family divalent cation transporter — protein sequence MKCKLTLNSADREKLPLEELNIYRVIFSDHILIRVDLEGKPHYLSVSDGQLTVYDQELYDLLKDTDWDSCEPSSLVNGIIDEIVFYLGVKRTKLFESFDQLFDRITEGKVKDLKEIESLRKSIQTVYSDSSSLYYVAKKLYKFVTKDTLDDVAFAYERAEILITRSGDLYNIYLTAVQNELNVIIKKLTSISFIFLPITAIASLYAVSYSSLPSSLDSLDTLYFLTPLLILGVVLLVYLKKINWL from the coding sequence GTGAAATGTAAATTAACCTTGAACTCTGCAGACAGGGAAAAGCTACCTTTGGAGGAGCTTAACATTTACAGGGTGATTTTCTCAGATCATATCTTAATTAGGGTGGACTTAGAGGGAAAGCCCCACTATCTATCTGTTTCTGACGGTCAACTTACCGTTTATGACCAAGAGCTCTACGATCTATTGAAGGACACAGATTGGGACAGTTGTGAGCCTTCCTCCTTGGTTAATGGGATAATTGATGAGATTGTGTTCTACCTAGGGGTTAAGAGAACCAAGCTCTTTGAAAGCTTCGACCAACTCTTCGATAGAATAACGGAGGGCAAGGTGAAGGATCTAAAGGAAATAGAGAGTCTAAGGAAGAGCATCCAAACTGTTTACTCTGACTCATCTTCCTTGTATTATGTGGCGAAAAAGCTCTACAAGTTCGTGACCAAGGACACGTTGGACGACGTGGCATTCGCGTACGAGAGGGCTGAGATTCTGATCACTAGGTCTGGCGACTTGTACAATATTTACCTTACAGCAGTCCAAAATGAATTAAACGTGATAATCAAGAAGTTGACCTCAATATCCTTCATCTTCCTTCCCATTACTGCTATCGCAAGCTTATATGCCGTGTCCTATTCTTCCCTTCCATCCAGTCTAGACTCTTTGGACACTTTATATTTCCTCACCCCTCTGTTGATCCTGGGCGTGGTTCTACTCGTTTATTTGAAGAAGATAAATTGGTTATGA
- a CDS encoding MFS transporter, translating into MRKLTISASMIGTLVEWYDVFIFSSGALYIGKELFSSTNPITSILDVLLVFALGFVTRPIGAILFGHYGDRIGRKYSLIYTLLISGISSGLVGTLPTYQQAGLVTVVLLVILRLALGLGLGGEWGGAILLAVENTSKRRAFFSAFVQSTVGIGLLLGSLVFLALSSVLTKGQMFSFGWRIPFLLSFIMVVIGVTIRLKVDETSLFNQIKARGMILSFPSGEMFRKYWRELLLGTVVAGALGTIFYVGAVLLPVFYTLSKVISSTTSFEGIILFALADIAMVFAGGLISDKVGRRPLLLLSNLLALVSVYPVFIFRSQDIFFVALVMFGIFHGMGYSPLAAMISEIFPTNVRYTGSSSAYQFGNSFLGGPASYVSADLGTINYLLYPVYTAILIIATIAFLLKSKESKGIEMEV; encoded by the coding sequence ATGAGAAAGTTAACCATATCTGCTTCAATGATAGGTACATTAGTGGAATGGTATGATGTTTTCATTTTTAGTTCCGGAGCTCTTTACATAGGCAAGGAACTCTTCTCCTCCACTAATCCAATTACCTCTATCCTTGACGTGTTGTTGGTATTTGCTTTAGGTTTCGTAACTAGGCCTATTGGTGCTATTCTGTTCGGTCATTATGGTGACAGAATAGGCAGAAAATACTCACTCATTTACACCTTGTTAATATCAGGCATATCATCGGGACTTGTAGGGACTTTACCCACTTATCAACAAGCTGGTCTGGTGACTGTGGTTCTACTGGTGATCCTCAGGCTAGCCTTGGGCTTAGGACTAGGAGGCGAATGGGGAGGAGCAATTCTGTTGGCTGTGGAGAACACCAGCAAGAGGAGGGCTTTCTTTAGTGCTTTCGTTCAATCTACAGTGGGTATAGGTTTGTTACTAGGTAGCTTGGTTTTCCTTGCTTTGTCATCAGTACTCACCAAGGGCCAAATGTTCAGCTTCGGATGGAGAATACCATTTCTGCTTTCATTTATCATGGTCGTCATAGGAGTAACCATAAGGCTGAAGGTAGACGAGACTTCTCTCTTCAACCAGATAAAAGCCAGGGGAATGATCTTGTCCTTCCCTTCAGGGGAAATGTTTAGGAAATATTGGAGGGAACTCCTTCTTGGCACCGTAGTTGCAGGCGCGTTAGGTACCATCTTCTATGTAGGTGCAGTCCTCTTGCCAGTTTTCTATACTCTGTCCAAGGTTATCTCCTCAACAACTTCATTTGAGGGTATAATACTTTTCGCCTTAGCCGACATAGCCATGGTCTTCGCAGGCGGTCTGATCTCTGACAAAGTAGGCAGAAGACCCCTCTTACTTCTCTCAAACTTGTTGGCCTTGGTCAGTGTTTATCCTGTCTTCATTTTCAGGTCTCAGGACATCTTTTTCGTGGCTTTGGTAATGTTCGGCATATTTCACGGTATGGGCTACTCTCCCTTAGCTGCAATGATATCCGAGATATTTCCCACAAACGTCAGATACACCGGATCATCGTCGGCATATCAGTTCGGGAACTCCTTCTTAGGTGGCCCAGCAAGTTACGTGTCAGCAGATCTCGGAACCATAAACTACCTGCTTTATCCTGTATACACTGCAATATTGATAATTGCTACAATAGCGTTCCTATTGAAGTCAAAGGAGAGTAAGGGAATAGAAATGGAAGTTTAG
- a CDS encoding thermopsin, with protein MTVVLSSFRLIGSMVLMTFFLLSLQSSASLVQGQQQDQLQEANNIHFQLHHPHIFPPHHGHARKKDQAVNVYSSYSSEPAPMGLADYGIGPNGPYSRYASEVIGVINASNIQVYASGSGNDCFTIQLNAVLTYNYQGQINALWAQDVALINSNNLEFIDNVWNMSSPNAGVSVTGNGQVSSSGGISFYYYCDTNTLGSPTQFSYPLNLEMMITLSSNSQGPEICFWYNEGQGWIKYDTVQVSAQSAVPYFTINGYNYTGSGNFYDLELDLVGPGGGSCAYVESAQVAFQLYYVNSTGTHEIGNAYNFGSDTGETSNNVIDQGYQNGYLYAELTAGQGSLGCIWN; from the coding sequence ATGACGGTAGTCCTTTCAAGCTTCAGACTGATTGGATCAATGGTCCTCATGACGTTTTTCCTCCTTTCCTTACAGTCCAGTGCCTCTTTAGTTCAGGGACAGCAACAAGATCAACTTCAGGAAGCTAATAATATACACTTTCAACTTCATCATCCTCATATATTTCCTCCTCATCATGGACATGCAAGGAAAAAGGACCAAGCAGTGAACGTATATTCTTCTTATTCCTCTGAGCCAGCTCCAATGGGTTTAGCAGATTATGGAATAGGACCGAACGGTCCATACTCTAGATATGCGTCTGAAGTAATAGGAGTTATAAACGCTAGTAACATACAAGTCTATGCTTCCGGTTCTGGTAACGACTGTTTCACGATACAACTTAACGCAGTCTTAACTTATAACTATCAAGGGCAGATCAATGCGCTCTGGGCTCAGGACGTTGCGTTAATAAATTCCAATAATCTAGAGTTCATAGACAATGTATGGAACATGTCTTCACCTAATGCGGGAGTATCTGTAACAGGAAACGGACAAGTTTCATCATCGGGAGGAATCTCCTTCTATTATTATTGTGACACAAACACTTTAGGAAGCCCAACTCAATTCTCCTATCCTCTAAACTTAGAAATGATGATTACATTGTCATCCAATAGTCAGGGACCAGAGATATGTTTCTGGTATAATGAGGGACAAGGATGGATAAAGTACGATACAGTACAAGTGAGTGCCCAATCTGCAGTCCCATACTTCACAATTAATGGATATAACTATACTGGATCTGGTAATTTCTACGACCTCGAATTAGATCTAGTGGGACCAGGGGGAGGATCCTGCGCATATGTAGAGTCAGCTCAAGTGGCGTTCCAGTTGTACTACGTAAATTCCACTGGAACTCATGAGATAGGTAATGCGTATAACTTTGGTTCAGATACAGGAGAAACATCTAACAACGTAATAGACCAAGGATATCAGAATGGCTATCTGTACGCTGAACTCACAGCTGGACAAGGTTCCCTTGGTTGTATATGGAATTAA
- the csx1 gene encoding CRISPR-associated CARF protein Csx1: MKFLISIVGKPSGYKNVKYVYKGAEKKSNFSSSLVKELEKPDVSVLIGQFTLAHEKRTLSKDVSMKDLQDLSLETMKESLQLDDYQIIVSPGVVSEYDKKGSPNAFYKGDIYNFYGYTLHSLANIFLDHVKGMDNDDIEIVLDLTHGINYMGYLTFDAVSLVADVMSTKFSVRMRVVNSDPFPLWFMETPILNINEVMNLDVKPSFSYPVGEGCVKSLRPSSVIPDMEKKGVYDQVRGEQVNDGLPKVESKHFVNSLNRGSLLSAFYFNDDFELCVKKAVDLFESNIVVNSVNPLTVIQRLSFTETFQSYVVANMLKKLHGFPNQQNLDDGVSIDEIQKLSEIYCKSQPLLFTIINNELHSLQKVDRENWTPLSKILNTKDNPDERTFYAHAGLPGGFTEVRRDRAVRVRYSRDMLGKVKSFLG, translated from the coding sequence ATGAAATTTCTGATTAGCATAGTAGGTAAACCTTCTGGATATAAGAATGTTAAATATGTCTATAAAGGTGCCGAGAAGAAATCAAATTTCTCCTCTTCGCTGGTCAAGGAATTGGAGAAGCCTGATGTTAGTGTGTTGATAGGACAGTTTACCCTAGCTCATGAGAAGAGAACATTATCTAAGGATGTTTCAATGAAGGATCTGCAGGATCTCTCCTTAGAAACCATGAAAGAAAGTCTGCAACTGGACGATTATCAAATCATCGTTTCTCCCGGAGTGGTATCGGAGTACGATAAGAAAGGCTCTCCCAATGCCTTTTACAAGGGTGATATATACAACTTCTATGGATATACCCTTCATTCTCTGGCTAACATCTTCTTGGATCACGTTAAGGGAATGGACAACGATGACATAGAGATCGTTCTTGATCTAACTCACGGAATTAATTACATGGGATATCTCACGTTTGACGCAGTTAGTCTAGTTGCAGACGTTATGTCAACGAAATTTTCTGTGAGGATGCGGGTGGTAAACTCAGATCCCTTTCCGCTATGGTTTATGGAAACTCCTATTTTAAACATCAACGAAGTAATGAATCTAGACGTTAAGCCGTCATTTTCCTATCCGGTGGGTGAGGGATGTGTTAAGTCCCTCCGTCCTTCCTCTGTTATTCCCGACATGGAAAAGAAGGGAGTATACGATCAAGTAAGGGGTGAACAAGTAAATGATGGACTACCTAAGGTAGAAAGCAAACATTTCGTGAACTCGTTGAATAGGGGATCCCTGCTCTCAGCCTTCTATTTCAATGATGATTTCGAATTGTGTGTGAAGAAAGCCGTGGACTTGTTCGAGAGTAACATTGTCGTGAATAGCGTAAATCCATTGACCGTGATTCAGAGACTATCATTCACAGAGACGTTCCAGTCTTACGTTGTAGCGAACATGCTTAAGAAGCTACACGGTTTCCCCAACCAGCAGAACCTTGATGACGGAGTTTCAATAGATGAGATCCAGAAGTTATCTGAAATTTACTGCAAGAGTCAACCATTACTGTTTACAATAATAAATAATGAGCTACACTCACTACAAAAAGTTGACCGTGAGAATTGGACTCCCCTCAGCAAGATCCTCAATACTAAGGATAATCCGGACGAAAGAACTTTCTATGCCCACGCTGGACTTCCGGGAGGATTCACAGAGGTAAGGAGAGATCGAGCGGTAAGAGTTAGGTACTCCAGGGATATGCTGGGAAAGGTGAAATCTTTCCTCGGATGA
- a CDS encoding DUF973 family protein gives MTQPNFNYYDNPKGDRPLYLRALDLILANPVVFVPSVAYLVISIILTLFVLPAFLVSVSLGLAVSAIIGLLVGVVLAGALLMTQGMITSSMRGISPSLSMNGVNLSRSSGVVFSIVGAYLVDYLLGAVTLGALGTLITLVVIVLLIPALTVEGSVQDVLRNGYWNLINIYRRDALLALILAVSSILVLVPIVNIFFIPYSIALYNLASQQPIVYQPPQQTNVPQPQYQPQAYQTGPYGTLRSDGMLTFQVFANVPIQLTSVVIEGLNVASSNISPSLLSSGVNNVTVNFGPLQVSPNYVYNVIVNYVSGNISSRFIVRAYGTQ, from the coding sequence ATGACACAACCAAATTTCAACTACTACGATAATCCAAAAGGTGATAGACCACTATACCTTAGGGCTTTAGATTTAATATTAGCTAATCCCGTTGTTTTTGTTCCTTCAGTAGCTTACTTGGTAATCTCCATAATTCTGACCTTATTTGTTCTTCCTGCTTTTTTGGTCTCTGTCTCCCTTGGTTTAGCGGTATCGGCAATCATAGGTCTATTGGTAGGTGTTGTTTTAGCAGGAGCCTTATTAATGACTCAAGGTATGATAACCTCCTCCATGAGAGGAATATCCCCTTCTTTATCAATGAATGGGGTCAATCTATCTAGATCATCGGGAGTAGTGTTTTCAATAGTGGGTGCATATCTTGTGGATTACCTATTGGGCGCAGTTACACTGGGAGCATTAGGTACGCTCATCACCTTAGTGGTTATAGTTTTGCTGATCCCTGCACTAACTGTTGAAGGGAGCGTACAAGATGTGTTGAGGAATGGATATTGGAACTTAATAAACATCTATAGAAGGGACGCTCTCCTAGCTCTTATACTTGCCGTATCTTCCATTCTAGTTCTTGTTCCTATCGTCAATATTTTCTTCATTCCATATTCCATAGCTCTGTACAACTTGGCATCCCAACAGCCTATAGTATATCAGCCTCCACAACAAACGAATGTCCCTCAGCCACAGTATCAGCCACAAGCCTACCAGACCGGTCCATACGGAACACTGAGGTCGGACGGAATGCTCACTTTTCAAGTTTTCGCTAACGTCCCTATTCAGCTCACTTCGGTAGTAATTGAGGGTTTAAACGTAGCCTCCAGCAACATATCTCCATCGCTTCTGTCCAGCGGAGTGAACAACGTTACGGTCAACTTTGGTCCACTTCAAGTGTCGCCGAACTACGTGTATAACGTGATTGTTAACTACGTCTCAGGTAACATCTCGTCTAGATTCATAGTTAGGGCTTACGGTACTCAGTGA